The following proteins are co-located in the Actinomycetota bacterium genome:
- a CDS encoding tetratricopeptide repeat protein: MDDVAETIRQLESSVRRYSAERYPVQHATAQFHLGSAFFQVGRYDDAEAALAAAAAGFPPAELPREHGVALNALGALLRETRRAGLAVEVLARAAAAFERAAAGPEQGAATHNLGLARRDAGDLPGAREAFLDALNLFDAAGARAEAAAAARELGACLLTMDEPEDAIGHLRSALELAERAGDTSALGAAANLLGLAHLALDDAERAVDVLLRAVAAHPRALRPGPHAMALANLALAYEAAGQPVRARLAAAQARVVPAADEPVHDQAAAVLERLGSPTGDVLVVLADEPREVWTALLRSEMARWLDLQAAERLAELAAVTRGIADAGERGIALAEAFIDCALELPPDRLDTLVADTVAAAATLPHDTAEALRSRFSRAMIRFHVPQWMRLKSVFETHAGPDSGWG, from the coding sequence GTGGACGACGTCGCTGAGACCATCCGTCAGCTCGAGTCCAGCGTGCGCAGGTACTCGGCGGAGCGGTACCCCGTCCAGCACGCGACCGCGCAGTTCCATCTCGGTTCCGCCTTCTTCCAGGTCGGCCGGTACGACGACGCCGAGGCCGCACTGGCGGCCGCTGCTGCCGGGTTCCCTCCGGCGGAGCTGCCACGTGAGCACGGGGTCGCACTCAACGCGCTCGGCGCGTTGCTGCGCGAGACCCGTCGGGCGGGGCTCGCCGTCGAGGTGCTGGCGCGGGCGGCTGCCGCGTTCGAGCGCGCGGCGGCGGGCCCCGAGCAGGGAGCGGCAACCCACAACCTCGGGCTCGCCAGACGCGATGCTGGGGATCTTCCCGGGGCGCGCGAGGCGTTCCTGGACGCCCTGAACCTGTTCGACGCAGCGGGTGCTCGAGCGGAAGCTGCGGCGGCCGCCCGCGAGCTCGGCGCCTGCCTGCTCACGATGGACGAGCCTGAGGATGCGATCGGACACCTCCGGTCCGCGCTGGAGCTGGCCGAGCGCGCGGGCGACACCTCGGCCCTCGGTGCCGCGGCCAACCTCCTCGGCCTGGCCCACCTTGCTCTCGACGACGCCGAGCGTGCGGTGGACGTCCTGCTGCGCGCCGTTGCGGCCCATCCGCGTGCGCTCCGTCCCGGACCGCACGCGATGGCGCTGGCGAACCTCGCGCTCGCGTACGAGGCCGCCGGGCAGCCGGTTCGGGCTCGCCTGGCCGCCGCGCAGGCCCGTGTCGTGCCGGCAGCCGACGAGCCCGTCCACGATCAGGCGGCGGCGGTCCTCGAGCGCCTTGGGAGCCCCACCGGCGATGTGCTGGTGGTACTGGCGGACGAGCCACGGGAGGTCTGGACCGCCCTGCTCCGGTCCGAGATGGCACGCTGGCTGGACCTCCAGGCAGCCGAGCGCCTGGCGGAGCTCGCCGCCGTGACCAGAGGGATCGCCGACGCTGGCGAGCGGGGGATCGCGCTGGCCGAGGCGTTCATCGACTGCGCGCTGGAGCTGCCACCGGACCGGCTCGACACGCTGGTCGCCGACACGGTGGCCGCGGCGGCGACCCTCCCGCACGACACCGCTGAGGCCCTCCGCAGTCGGTTCTCGCGGGCCATGATCCGCTTCCACGTCCCGCAGTGGATGCGCCTGAAGTCCGTCTTCGAGACCCACGCCGGCCCCGACTCGGGCTGGGGATGA
- a CDS encoding hydrogenase maturation protease, whose amino-acid sequence MVAGFGNVLRGDDGFGVAVAELLSRAPVPPEVTVTEVGIGGIHLVQDLLAGQVELLIVVDAVEVGRAPGTVVILEPPIDDVLGMSVNERRDALADMHYATPDRALLLATALEVRPASVVIVGCQPVDADTWEQGLSGPVAAAVPAAAAEIRRLVAQAGVAWPEPTGRSAGDDG is encoded by the coding sequence ATGGTGGCCGGGTTCGGCAACGTCCTGCGGGGGGACGACGGGTTCGGCGTCGCCGTCGCCGAGCTGCTGTCGCGTGCCCCGGTGCCACCCGAGGTGACCGTGACCGAGGTGGGGATCGGGGGCATCCACCTCGTGCAGGATCTCCTGGCCGGGCAGGTCGAGCTGCTGATCGTCGTGGATGCGGTCGAGGTGGGTCGTGCTCCCGGCACGGTCGTGATCCTCGAGCCACCCATCGACGACGTGCTCGGCATGAGCGTGAACGAGCGCCGCGATGCCCTCGCCGACATGCACTACGCCACGCCGGACCGGGCACTGCTGCTGGCGACCGCCCTGGAGGTCCGTCCGGCATCGGTCGTGATCGTCGGATGCCAGCCGGTCGACGCCGACACCTGGGAGCAGGGCCTCAGCGGCCCGGTAGCAGCGGCCGTGCCGGCGGCGGCGGCGGAGATCCGCCGCCTCGTCGCCCAGGCGGGCGTGGCATGGCCCGAACCCACAGGAAGATCAGCCGGGGACGATGGGTAG